A stretch of bacterium DNA encodes these proteins:
- a CDS encoding YraN family protein, giving the protein MNRHADAAALGRSGEEIAALWYAAEGFTILERRFRAARGEVDLVARRGPLLVFVEVKTRRGDGWGSPAAAVDARKLRRLRLAARAWLAANPARDVAEFRFDVAAVRFAPGGDGLRLEVTAGVL; this is encoded by the coding sequence ATGAACAGGCACGCCGACGCCGCGGCGCTCGGCCGCAGTGGCGAGGAGATCGCGGCGCTGTGGTACGCCGCCGAAGGCTTCACGATCCTCGAGCGGCGCTTCCGCGCCGCCCGCGGCGAGGTGGACCTCGTCGCGCGGCGCGGGCCCCTGCTGGTCTTCGTCGAGGTCAAGACCCGGCGCGGAGACGGCTGGGGTTCGCCGGCCGCGGCGGTCGACGCTCGCAAGCTGCGGCGGCTGCGGCTGGCCGCCCGGGCCTGGCTCGCGGCGAACCCGGCCCGCGACGTGGCGGAGTTCCGCTTCGACGTCGCCGCGGTGCGCTTCGCGCCGGGCGGGGACGGGCTGCGGCTGGAGGTGACCGCCGGGGTCCTCTGA
- the rplS gene encoding 50S ribosomal protein L19: MSNIVDTIRTEKLRTDLPVFSIGDTIRCRMNITEGGKTRIQNYEGVVIARQGSANEASITVRKISNGVAVERVLPIESPNLAGIELVRRGRIRRSKLYYLRELTGKKARIREKQFGRK; this comes from the coding sequence ATGAGCAACATCGTCGACACGATCCGCACCGAGAAGCTGCGCACGGACCTGCCGGTGTTCAGCATCGGCGACACGATCCGCTGCCGGATGAACATCACCGAGGGCGGCAAGACCCGCATCCAGAACTACGAGGGTGTCGTCATCGCCCGCCAGGGTTCTGCGAACGAGGCCTCGATCACCGTGCGCAAGATCTCCAACGGCGTGGCCGTCGAGCGCGTGCTGCCGATCGAGAGCCCGAACCTCGCCGGGATCGAGCTGGTGCGCCGCGGCCGGATCCGCCGCAGCAAGCTCTACTACCTGCGCGAGCTGACCGGCAAGAAGGCCCGCATCCGCGAGAAGCAGTTCGGCCGGAAGTGA
- the trmD gene encoding tRNA (guanosine(37)-N1)-methyltransferase TrmD, with the protein MSLAIKVVTLFPEMIREVLSTSILGRAERQGQVTYEVLDIRDRAVDRHGTVDDAPYGGGAGMVLMAPPVVETVEAARSGDATPVLLMSAQGERLDEDLVLELAAQAAAAGELVLVCGHYKGVDQRVLDLLRPREVSIGDYVLTGGELPALVVIDALVRRLPGVLGNSDSAESDSFTAALDGGLEGPWYTRPPEYRGLAVPEILISGHHANIERWRAERSRERTRERRPDLAAGRGRPSRDRDGGAGE; encoded by the coding sequence ATGTCGCTGGCGATTAAGGTCGTCACCCTGTTCCCGGAGATGATCCGGGAGGTCCTGTCCACCAGCATCCTGGGGCGGGCCGAGCGGCAGGGGCAGGTGACCTACGAGGTCCTGGACATCCGCGACCGCGCGGTGGACCGCCACGGGACGGTCGACGACGCACCCTACGGGGGGGGCGCCGGGATGGTCCTGATGGCCCCGCCGGTGGTCGAGACCGTCGAGGCCGCCCGCAGCGGCGACGCGACGCCCGTGCTGCTGATGTCGGCGCAGGGGGAGCGGCTGGACGAGGATCTGGTGCTGGAACTGGCCGCGCAGGCCGCCGCCGCCGGCGAACTGGTGCTGGTCTGTGGGCACTACAAGGGCGTCGACCAGCGGGTGCTGGACCTGCTGCGGCCGCGCGAGGTCTCCATCGGGGACTACGTGCTGACCGGCGGGGAACTGCCCGCGCTCGTGGTGATCGACGCTCTGGTGCGCCGGCTGCCCGGGGTGCTGGGCAACAGCGATTCGGCCGAGAGCGATAGTTTCACCGCCGCGCTCGACGGCGGGCTCGAAGGCCCCTGGTACACCCGGCCGCCGGAGTACCGCGGGCTGGCGGTGCCCGAGATCCTGATCTCGGGGCACCACGCCAACATCGAGCGTTGGCGCGCGGAGAGGTCGCGGGAGCGCACGCGGGAGCGTCGTCCCGATCTGGCCGCGGGACGGGGGCGCCCGTCGCGGGACCGCGACGGTGGCGCCGGGGAATGA
- a CDS encoding ribonuclease HII, translating into MSGRGALLAAFDRERAADPSRAGGALVLAGTDEAGRGCLAGPVVAAAVVLPPGWAPEALDDSKRLTARRREALYRDIVREALDWQAEAAWPREIEHTDILRSSLRAMATAVARLRVRPDLVLVDGNQAPPLDCPAACLVGGDGLSAAVAAASIIAKVVRDGLMVDLDARHPGYGFAGHKGYGSADHLAALQRLGPCPLHRRTFAPVALLRQGSLW; encoded by the coding sequence GTGAGCGGTCGCGGCGCCCTGCTGGCCGCCTTCGACCGCGAACGCGCCGCCGACCCCTCGCGGGCGGGCGGGGCCCTGGTGCTCGCCGGCACGGACGAAGCCGGGCGCGGCTGCCTGGCCGGCCCCGTGGTGGCCGCGGCGGTGGTGCTGCCGCCGGGCTGGGCCCCCGAGGCGCTGGACGATTCCAAGCGGCTGACCGCCCGCCGTCGCGAGGCGCTCTACCGGGACATCGTCCGCGAGGCGCTGGACTGGCAGGCGGAGGCCGCCTGGCCCCGCGAGATCGAACACACCGACATCCTGCGCTCCAGCCTGCGCGCCATGGCGACCGCCGTGGCGCGTCTGCGCGTCCGGCCCGACCTGGTGCTGGTCGACGGCAACCAGGCGCCGCCGCTGGACTGCCCCGCCGCCTGCCTGGTGGGCGGCGATGGCCTCAGCGCCGCGGTGGCCGCCGCCTCGATCATCGCGAAGGTCGTGCGCGACGGGCTGATGGTCGATCTGGACGCCCGCCACCCCGGCTACGGCTTCGCCGGCCACAAGGGCTACGGCTCCGCCGACCACCTCGCGGCCCTGCAGCGTCTGGGCCCCTGCCCCCTGCACCGCCGGACCTTCGCTCCGGTCGCCCTGCTGCGGCAGGGCTCCCTCTGGTAG